Proteins encoded within one genomic window of Chlorobaculum sp. MV4-Y:
- the abc-f gene encoding ribosomal protection-like ABC-F family protein — MLEARNLSLSAGTKVLLRDTSFRIGDKDRASLVGLNGTGKSTLLRLLSGQLKEDGPQSDGQIMKSATTTIGYLPQEISFEGDLDKTALQYALEANKTLHELSERISRMEHELALPDQDHASDEYHKLIERFSDASHDFERLGGYRMQSDAEKILSGLGFSGADFYKKVKEFSGGWQMRLLIARLLLQNPTLLLLDEPTNHLDIDSLRWLEQYLLNYEHSYLIVSHDRFFLDKLTTKTLEIAFNEITEYKGNYSFYEKEKAERYTLMMSRYENDLKKMADLKSFVDRFRYKATKARQAQSRLRQMQKLEEELQAPEEDLSQISFSFPKARPSGREVLRLEGVSKSFTLPDGTTKTVLKDIDLEIMRGDRIAIVGSNGAGKTTFCRILADEIDFEGKRQTGHHVSMNYFAQHQTDNLAPEKSVLQEMMDAAPTSEAQRRVRDILGCFLFSGDAVEKKTAVLSGGEKSRVALAKILLQASNLLIMDEPTNHLDMRSKEMLIDSLENYDGTLLIVSHDRYFLDSLVNKVFEIKNGSVQVYLGTYAEYLEKAEKAWEEEKKQQAETQAKEEAARKAATAKPVEKKPAAPKANSKKIAAIEKEIQRLEESKKQHEDMMAQPVFYEQSAEETRKATAEYEELCKELDVLYQCWEEEAG, encoded by the coding sequence ATGCTCGAAGCACGAAATCTCTCTCTTTCGGCAGGCACCAAAGTGCTCCTGCGCGACACCTCATTCCGGATCGGCGACAAGGATCGCGCCTCGTTGGTCGGCCTGAACGGCACCGGCAAATCCACGCTCTTGCGCCTGCTCAGCGGCCAACTCAAGGAGGACGGCCCCCAGAGCGACGGGCAGATCATGAAGTCCGCGACCACCACCATCGGCTACCTTCCGCAGGAGATTTCCTTCGAGGGCGACCTCGACAAAACCGCGCTCCAGTACGCTCTCGAAGCTAACAAAACGCTGCATGAACTTTCTGAAAGGATTTCGCGCATGGAGCACGAGCTCGCCCTTCCCGATCAGGATCACGCGAGCGACGAGTACCACAAGCTGATCGAACGATTCAGCGACGCCTCGCACGACTTCGAGCGGCTCGGCGGCTACCGGATGCAGTCCGATGCCGAGAAGATTTTGTCGGGCCTCGGCTTCAGCGGGGCAGATTTCTACAAAAAGGTCAAGGAGTTCTCCGGCGGCTGGCAGATGCGCCTGCTCATCGCCCGTTTGCTCTTGCAGAACCCGACGCTGCTCCTGCTCGACGAGCCGACCAACCACCTCGACATCGACTCACTCCGCTGGCTCGAACAGTACCTGCTGAACTACGAGCACAGCTACCTGATCGTCTCGCACGACCGCTTCTTTCTCGACAAGCTTACCACCAAAACGCTCGAAATCGCCTTCAACGAAATCACCGAGTACAAGGGAAACTACAGCTTTTACGAAAAAGAGAAGGCCGAGCGCTACACACTCATGATGTCGCGCTACGAGAACGACCTCAAAAAAATGGCCGACCTGAAGTCATTCGTCGATCGCTTCCGCTACAAGGCCACCAAGGCGCGGCAGGCGCAGAGCCGGTTGCGCCAGATGCAGAAGCTCGAAGAGGAGTTGCAGGCGCCGGAGGAGGATCTGTCGCAGATTTCATTCTCCTTCCCGAAGGCCAGACCATCGGGCCGCGAAGTGCTGCGGCTGGAGGGCGTCTCGAAGTCGTTCACGCTGCCAGACGGCACGACCAAAACCGTGCTCAAAGACATCGACCTCGAAATCATGCGCGGCGACCGCATCGCCATCGTCGGCTCGAACGGCGCGGGCAAAACGACGTTTTGCCGGATTCTTGCCGACGAGATCGACTTCGAGGGCAAGCGCCAGACCGGCCACCACGTCAGCATGAACTACTTCGCGCAGCACCAGACCGACAATCTCGCGCCGGAAAAGAGCGTCCTTCAGGAGATGATGGACGCCGCCCCGACCTCCGAGGCGCAACGCCGCGTGCGCGACATTCTGGGCTGCTTCCTCTTCAGCGGCGACGCGGTGGAGAAGAAGACCGCCGTGCTTTCAGGAGGCGAAAAGTCGAGGGTGGCGCTGGCCAAGATTCTGCTCCAGGCCTCGAACCTGCTCATCATGGATGAGCCGACCAACCACCTCGACATGCGCTCCAAGGAGATGCTGATCGACTCGCTCGAAAACTACGACGGCACGCTCCTCATCGTCTCGCACGATCGCTACTTCCTCGACAGCCTCGTCAACAAGGTGTTCGAAATCAAAAACGGCTCCGTTCAGGTCTATCTCGGCACCTATGCCGAATACCTCGAAAAAGCGGAAAAAGCGTGGGAAGAGGAGAAGAAACAGCAGGCTGAAACCCAGGCGAAAGAAGAAGCTGCACGCAAAGCCGCTACGGCGAAACCTGTCGAGAAAAAACCAGCCGCGCCCAAAGCGAACAGCAAAAAGATCGCGGCAATCGAAAAGGAGATTCAGCGGCTGGAGGAGTCAAAAAAACAGCACGAGGATATGATGGCCCAACCCGTATTCTACGAACAATCCGCAGAAGAGACGCGCAAAGCCACCGCAGAGTACGAAGAGCTGTGCAAAGAGCTGGATGTGCTCTACCAGTGCTGGGAGGAAGAAGCAGGGTAA
- a CDS encoding TolC family protein, translated as MRLLRSALFVALLPLFACLPQASAATAATLDWAQCLAEAATHHPDLRSAAESVRQSEEQRNIVKGGMLPAVGASAGGERSGSSAAAPVGAWSYSVNASQLLYDGAKTSSEVSSASETVKASRYNESEVSVATRHALRTAFVQLLTAQKQVALAQEIMTKRKQNLRLIALLYKSGTENIGSLSKAQADLAEAEYEVAQSKRGLELAQVVLATQLGRSSSGALRVTGKFTANENTRQLPDFDRIAKESPSYLNLTAQKSAAGYSLQAARSAFMPSVYLSAGFGNSAFRQLPPDRTDWQAGIDVSVPIYAGGAGRAGVAKARAVVNQLSADEESLYLSLKRNLAQAWKNFIDASGNVDVQKKYLAAASERARIADAQYSAGLISFNDWTIIEDNLVSAKKSYLNAQSNLLIAEADWVQAKGGTLESR; from the coding sequence ATGAGACTACTCAGGTCAGCTTTGTTTGTTGCTCTTTTGCCGCTTTTCGCCTGCCTGCCGCAAGCCTCAGCCGCGACGGCGGCAACGCTCGACTGGGCGCAGTGCCTTGCCGAAGCGGCCACCCATCATCCCGATCTGCGCTCGGCGGCGGAAAGCGTCCGGCAGTCCGAGGAGCAGCGAAATATTGTCAAGGGCGGAATGCTTCCCGCCGTCGGCGCGTCGGCGGGCGGCGAGCGTTCGGGCTCGAGTGCCGCGGCTCCGGTTGGGGCGTGGTCGTACAGCGTCAACGCCAGCCAGTTGCTCTACGACGGCGCGAAAACCTCCAGCGAGGTAAGCTCCGCCAGCGAAACGGTCAAGGCGTCGAGGTACAATGAAAGCGAGGTTTCAGTCGCCACGCGCCACGCCTTGCGCACGGCGTTCGTGCAGCTTCTGACCGCACAGAAGCAGGTGGCGCTCGCCCAGGAGATCATGACGAAAAGAAAGCAGAATCTGCGGTTGATCGCTCTGCTCTACAAGTCGGGCACGGAGAATATCGGCTCGCTCAGCAAGGCGCAGGCCGATCTTGCCGAGGCGGAGTACGAAGTTGCTCAGTCGAAACGTGGCCTCGAACTGGCACAGGTGGTGCTGGCGACGCAGCTTGGCCGCTCGTCTTCCGGTGCGCTTCGCGTGACCGGCAAGTTCACGGCGAACGAGAACACCCGCCAGTTGCCTGATTTCGACCGCATCGCGAAGGAGAGTCCATCCTATCTCAATCTCACCGCGCAAAAGAGTGCTGCCGGATACAGCTTGCAGGCGGCCCGGAGCGCGTTCATGCCGTCGGTTTACCTGAGCGCCGGCTTCGGCAACAGCGCATTCCGGCAGCTTCCGCCCGACCGCACCGACTGGCAGGCGGGCATCGATGTGTCGGTGCCCATCTACGCGGGCGGTGCGGGACGGGCGGGCGTCGCCAAAGCGCGGGCGGTGGTCAATCAGCTCTCCGCCGACGAGGAGAGCCTCTATCTTTCGCTCAAGCGAAATCTCGCGCAGGCGTGGAAGAATTTTATCGATGCCTCGGGCAATGTGGATGTCCAGAAAAAATATCTCGCCGCCGCCTCCGAGCGGGCGCGGATCGCCGATGCGCAGTACTCGGCGGGTCTGATTTCGTTTAACGACTGGACGATTATCGAAGACAATCTCGTCAGCGCGAAAAAATCATATCTCAATGCCCAGTCCAATTTGCTGATCGCCGAGGCGGACTGGGTTCAGGCAAAAGGAGGTACTCTTGAAAGCAGGTAA
- a CDS encoding efflux RND transporter periplasmic adaptor subunit — translation MKAGKPQLIWGAVAVVIALVAGYVVYRTAFVGKPKVSYREYRPTVGAIRQMVSTTATIRPQNRLEIKSPVSGRIDKILVKEGDFVKKGQVLALVSSTERAALLDAATQKGQSEIDYWNKVYNQTVLISPIDGQVIVSSLNPGQTITTSDAVMVLSDRLIVQADVDETDIGSVKVGQKAQISLDAYPDIHVEGVVDHIYYESTLVNNVNIYHVDIAPVKVPEVFRSGMSANIDIIVNEKENVLTLPLAAVKSQNGRSFVLMRAAAPDSVRKVPVQLGLQDDSNVEIESGLSASDVVVVRENAFVLPKDNNGGSNPFLPSPPRDKQKKSQ, via the coding sequence TTGAAAGCAGGTAAACCGCAACTCATCTGGGGAGCGGTGGCCGTCGTCATCGCTCTGGTCGCCGGTTATGTTGTGTACAGAACGGCGTTTGTCGGCAAGCCGAAAGTTTCGTATCGCGAGTACCGCCCGACGGTCGGCGCGATCCGCCAGATGGTTTCGACCACGGCCACCATCAGGCCGCAGAACCGGCTCGAAATCAAGTCGCCCGTGAGCGGACGCATCGACAAAATTCTCGTCAAAGAGGGGGATTTCGTAAAGAAAGGGCAGGTGCTCGCGCTCGTCAGTTCCACCGAACGCGCGGCGCTGCTCGACGCGGCCACGCAGAAGGGGCAGAGCGAAATCGATTACTGGAACAAGGTCTATAACCAGACCGTGCTGATTTCGCCCATCGACGGGCAGGTGATCGTCAGCAGCCTCAATCCGGGCCAGACCATCACCACGAGCGACGCCGTGATGGTGCTCTCCGACCGGCTGATCGTGCAGGCCGACGTTGACGAAACCGACATCGGCAGCGTGAAAGTCGGCCAGAAGGCGCAGATCAGCCTCGACGCCTATCCCGACATCCACGTCGAAGGGGTCGTGGATCATATCTATTACGAGTCCACCCTGGTGAACAACGTCAATATTTACCACGTTGACATCGCACCCGTGAAGGTGCCCGAGGTGTTCCGGTCGGGCATGAGCGCCAATATCGACATTATCGTCAACGAGAAAGAGAACGTGCTCACGCTTCCGCTCGCGGCTGTCAAGAGCCAGAACGGGCGGTCGTTCGTGCTGATGCGGGCGGCGGCTCCCGATTCTGTCCGGAAAGTACCGGTGCAACTCGGCTTGCAGGACGACAGCAACGTCGAGATCGAGAGCGGCCTGTCGGCATCGGATGTTGTTGTGGTCAGGGAGAATGCGTTTGTTCTGCCGAAGGATAACAATGGCGGCAGCAATCCATTCCTGCCCTCCCCGCCGCGTGACAAGCAGAAGAAGAGCCAATGA